Proteins co-encoded in one Pseudophryne corroboree isolate aPseCor3 chromosome 1, aPseCor3.hap2, whole genome shotgun sequence genomic window:
- the LOC134969103 gene encoding taste receptor type 2 member 40-like gives MIPTFVFISMTILCVSTIMGLFTNAIIITVNVVDKIKGKSISASDLILVTMGVSNVIFQLIMLANDFCSLLDSNLYFSKEVYIIFSVVLNASIFSSFWFTVCLSINYYFQIVIFTHPFLIRLKLAVFRFIPQLLMASVFVSLGTCIPVIWNIIVYDNDFNMTINQTAEISLPELNLVYMVISTLISCSLPLVLVGIANGLIIKSLVTHTHKSDRNEKGDLSARAEGRIRAARTLSCLLFIYISFYVSEILMFTDVFPPSSPGLCACLIVIYSYPPAQSIVLIFGSPKLKQAAVNIMRRMGGFKEEKSKTATVSFIKFNIKKVVPPPAT, from the coding sequence ATGATTCCTACGTTTGTATTCATTTCCATGACAATTTTGTGTGTCAGCACCATAATGGGGTTATTCACCAACGCAATAATCATCACAGTTAATGTCGTAGACAAAATCAAGGGTAAGTCCATCAGCGCCTCAGACCTCATCCTGGTGACAATGGGTGTATCAAACGTCATATTTCAGCTCATAATGCTGGCGAATGATTTTTGCAGCTTACTCGACAGTAACCTCTACTTCTCCAAAGAGGTATATATAATTTTCTCAGTTGTGCTCAATGCGTCTATCTTCTCCAGCTTCTGGTTCACTGTATGTCTGTCTATCAACTATTATTTCCAGATTGTTATATTCACTCACCCATTCCTTATCCGCCTCAAGTTAGCCGTCTTCCGATTTATCCCACAGTTGCTCATGGCCTCGGTTTTTGTATCACTAGGCACATGTATCCCGGTAATCTGGAACATAATTGTATATGATAATGATTTTAATATGACGATTAATCAGACTGCAGAAATCTCTTTACCGGAGCTGAACTTAGTGTACATGGTCATCAGTACCCTCATCAGCTGTTCCCTTCCATTAGTATTGGTAGGTATTGCCAATGGACTCATTATCAAGTCTCTTGTGACCCACACTCACAAGTCAGACCGAAACGAGAAGGGAGATCTGAGTGCTCGGGCAGAAGGCCGGATACGTGCAGCCAGGACACTAAGCTGCCTTCTCTTCATTTATATTTCTTTCTATGTATCAGAAATACTAATGTTTACTGATGTCTTCCCTCCAAGCAGCCCAGGACTGTGTGCATGTTTGATTGTAATTTACAGCTATCCTCCTGCGCAGTCAATTGTTCTTATTTTTGGGAGCCCTAAACTGAAACAGGCCGCTGTCAATATTATGCGCCGGATGGGAGGTTTTAAGGAAGAAAAGTCTAAAACGGCAACTGTTTCATTCATCAAGTTCAACATTAAAAAGGTAGTGCCCCCTCCAGCAACATGA